The following proteins are co-located in the Streptosporangium brasiliense genome:
- the def gene encoding peptide deformylase: protein MAIQSIRLFGDPVLRTPAEPVKDFDKELRKLVKDLTDTMMDAPGAGLAAPQIGVGLRVFTYYVDEQLGHLINPNLDLSDDKDEEGQEGCLSFPGLSFPTPRAIRAVARGFNMHGEPVTLEGTDLMARCFQHETDHLDGVLFIDRMDPKQRKLAMKEIREAEWSGLSAPAFKFSPHATHGKAL, encoded by the coding sequence TTGGCCATTCAGTCGATCCGTCTTTTCGGCGACCCCGTGCTGCGCACCCCGGCTGAGCCGGTGAAGGACTTCGACAAGGAGTTGCGCAAGCTCGTCAAGGATCTGACCGACACGATGATGGACGCCCCCGGTGCCGGGCTGGCCGCGCCGCAGATCGGGGTCGGCCTGCGGGTCTTCACCTATTACGTGGACGAGCAGCTCGGGCACCTGATCAACCCCAACCTCGACCTCTCCGACGACAAGGACGAGGAGGGCCAGGAGGGCTGCCTGTCCTTCCCCGGCCTGTCGTTCCCCACGCCCCGGGCGATCCGGGCCGTGGCCAGGGGCTTCAACATGCACGGGGAGCCCGTCACCCTTGAGGGCACCGACCTGATGGCCCGCTGTTTCCAGCATGAGACCGACCACCTCGACGGGGTGCTGTTCATCGACCGGATGGACCCCAAGCAGCGCAAGCTCGCCATGAAGGAGATCCGCGAGGCCGAGTGGAGCGGGCTGTCGGCGCCCGCCTTCAAGTTCTCTCCGCACGCCACCCACGGGAAGGCTCTGTAA
- the fmt gene encoding methionyl-tRNA formyltransferase, protein MRLVFAGTPDTALPSLRALLDSPRHDVVAVVTRPDAQSGRGRRVHPSPVAELAEEAGVEVLRPPKAGDPEFLERLRRIDPDCCPVVAYGALLPQSALDVPRHGWVNLHFSLLPAWRGAAPVQHAVLHGDEITGAATFRIVKELDAGPVYGVVTEEVRPADTSGDLLARLAESGAGLLVATLDGIEDGELEAVPQPAEGVSLAPKINVDDARIDWSAPAMRVDRLVRACTPAPGAWTEFRGQRVKVGPVRPAPDAPALEPGRIAAAKHSVLVGTATHPVELGEVQPQGKRLMSAGEWARGVRPADEDRLG, encoded by the coding sequence TTGCGCCTGGTCTTCGCCGGAACCCCGGACACCGCCCTGCCCTCGCTGCGGGCCCTGCTCGACTCGCCCCGCCACGACGTCGTCGCCGTCGTCACCCGGCCGGACGCCCAGTCGGGCCGGGGCCGCAGGGTCCACCCGAGCCCCGTCGCCGAGCTGGCGGAGGAGGCGGGCGTGGAGGTCCTCAGGCCGCCGAAGGCGGGCGACCCCGAGTTCCTGGAGCGGCTGCGGCGGATCGACCCCGACTGCTGCCCGGTGGTGGCCTACGGCGCGCTCCTGCCGCAGTCCGCCCTGGACGTCCCGCGCCACGGCTGGGTCAACCTCCACTTCTCGCTGCTGCCCGCCTGGCGCGGCGCCGCCCCGGTGCAGCACGCCGTGCTCCACGGCGACGAGATCACCGGCGCGGCCACCTTCCGGATCGTCAAGGAACTGGACGCCGGCCCGGTCTACGGCGTCGTGACCGAGGAGGTCCGGCCCGCCGACACCAGCGGTGACCTGCTCGCCCGGCTCGCCGAGTCCGGTGCCGGGCTGCTGGTGGCGACCCTCGACGGGATCGAGGACGGTGAGCTGGAGGCCGTCCCCCAGCCCGCCGAGGGGGTGAGCCTCGCACCGAAGATCAACGTGGACGACGCCAGGATCGACTGGTCCGCGCCCGCCATGCGGGTGGACCGCCTCGTCCGCGCCTGCACGCCCGCCCCGGGCGCATGGACGGAGTTCCGCGGCCAGCGGGTCAAGGTCGGGCCGGTACGGCCGGCACCGGACGCCCCGGCCCTGGAGCCCGGGCGGATCGCGGCCGCCAAGCACTCCGTCCTGGTCGGCACGGCCACCCATCCGGTCGAGCTGGGCGAGGTGCAGCCGCAGGGCAAGCGCCTGATGAGCGCGGGAGAGTGGGCCCGCGGCGTGCGGCCCGCAGACGAAGATCGGCTGGGCTAG
- a CDS encoding Tn3 family transposase: MSAHEPGCTFRRHISLAALDKAIAEVVNACLKLDLPKIWGEGSSVPADGTEYEIYIDSLIAEYHIRYGGCGAIAHRYVADNYIALFTHFFPCLSRGPCLSRGSGAAPPPRWAEGP; encoded by the coding sequence ATCAGCGCCCACGAGCCGGGCTGCACCTTCCGCCGGCACATCAGCCTGGCCGCGCTCGACAAGGCGATCGCCGAGGTGGTCAACGCCTGTCTCAAGCTGGACCTGCCCAAGATCTGGGGCGAGGGCTCCTCGGTGCCGGCTGATGGCACCGAGTACGAGATCTATATCGACAGTCTGATCGCCGAGTACCACATCCGCTACGGCGGCTGTGGGGCCATTGCCCACCGCTACGTCGCCGACAACTACATCGCGTTGTTCACCCACTTCTTTCCCTGTCTGTCACGCGGGCCCTGTCTGTCACGCGGGTCCGGCGCGGCCCCGCCACCCCGATGGGCGGAGGGGCCGTGA
- a CDS encoding FAD-dependent oxidoreductase, with translation MTINDLRGVLKGRVLLADDDGFEQAATAWNLTVRQPVAAVAEAADADDVAALVRYARRAGMTVTAQPSGHGASGDVEGLILLRTGPLNEVEIRPQERVVRVGAGVKWGQVLAAAGPLGLTGLAGSAPGVSVTGYTLGGGVGWFSRKYGFASDSVRAIDIVDADGEPGRVTAESDPELFWALRGGGGDFAVVTALELELYPAPVLYGGRVIWPEHRTREVYDAFLEITAEAPRELSVWINRLQPPGAPPMVTLDLAYLGEAAQGEDLLARIDKIEGAISDSRGVVPVADLGDITAEPTDPAPSIARAELLTGLDADAVELLLAKPVEPLINVQIRHLGGALAEPGGGAGASGAVAEPYLLGLLGLGLPHAADATRAKQAEVVADLETYISGRKPYTVLSPGDTAAKSFSGSALARLREIKRARDPHNVFRANYPVLG, from the coding sequence ATGACGATCAACGATCTGCGCGGTGTCCTCAAGGGGCGCGTGCTCCTGGCCGATGACGACGGCTTCGAACAGGCGGCCACCGCGTGGAACCTGACCGTCAGGCAGCCGGTGGCGGCCGTGGCGGAGGCCGCGGACGCCGATGACGTGGCGGCGCTCGTGCGTTACGCGCGGCGGGCGGGTATGACGGTGACCGCACAGCCGAGCGGGCACGGCGCCTCGGGCGATGTGGAAGGCCTGATCCTGTTGCGTACCGGCCCGCTGAACGAGGTGGAGATACGCCCGCAGGAGCGCGTGGTCCGGGTGGGCGCGGGCGTGAAGTGGGGGCAGGTGCTGGCCGCGGCCGGCCCGCTGGGGCTGACCGGCCTGGCCGGCAGCGCACCGGGGGTCAGCGTGACCGGCTACACCCTGGGCGGTGGGGTCGGCTGGTTCAGCCGCAAGTACGGCTTCGCCTCCGACAGCGTGCGGGCCATCGACATCGTGGACGCCGATGGCGAGCCGGGCCGGGTGACCGCCGAGTCCGATCCCGAGCTGTTCTGGGCGCTGCGCGGCGGTGGCGGGGACTTCGCGGTGGTGACCGCCCTCGAACTCGAGCTGTATCCCGCGCCGGTCCTGTACGGCGGGCGCGTGATCTGGCCGGAGCACCGGACCAGGGAGGTGTACGACGCGTTCCTGGAGATCACCGCCGAGGCGCCGCGTGAACTCAGTGTCTGGATCAACCGGCTCCAGCCCCCCGGCGCGCCGCCGATGGTGACGCTGGATCTGGCCTACCTGGGTGAGGCGGCTCAGGGGGAGGACCTGCTGGCGCGCATCGACAAGATCGAGGGCGCGATCTCCGACAGCCGCGGCGTCGTCCCGGTCGCCGACCTGGGTGACATCACCGCCGAGCCCACCGATCCGGCCCCGTCCATCGCCCGTGCGGAGCTGCTCACCGGCCTGGACGCGGACGCGGTGGAGCTCCTGCTGGCCAAGCCGGTCGAACCGCTCATCAACGTGCAGATCAGGCACCTGGGCGGGGCGCTCGCCGAGCCGGGCGGCGGGGCCGGTGCGAGCGGCGCGGTGGCTGAGCCCTACCTGCTCGGCCTGCTGGGTCTCGGCCTGCCGCACGCGGCCGATGCGACGCGCGCCAAGCAGGCCGAGGTCGTGGCCGACCTGGAGACCTACATCAGCGGCCGCAAGCCGTACACCGTGCTGTCCCCCGGTGACACGGCGGCGAAGTCCTTCTCCGGCAGCGCGCTCGCGCGGCTGCGGGAGATCAAGCGGGCCCGTGACCCGCACAACGTGTTCCGCGCGAACTACCCGGTGCTCGGATAG
- a CDS encoding DUF4267 domain-containing protein, with amino-acid sequence MSLKKLNTVLAAVVVLFTLYLGLSFVLPLGTTFPGLANWPSDGSGFSIVKGSREIAMGLAMGILLVTGHRRPLGWVLLMMAVTPFGDMVNVLAHHGSTAAALGIHGLTAALIAVTGLLILRETGKARRAQETAAPAPAAQPA; translated from the coding sequence ATGTCGCTGAAGAAGCTCAACACCGTCCTGGCCGCCGTCGTCGTCCTGTTCACCCTCTACCTCGGGTTGTCCTTCGTCCTGCCCCTCGGGACCACCTTCCCGGGCCTGGCGAACTGGCCCTCTGACGGCAGCGGCTTCTCCATCGTGAAGGGCAGCCGCGAGATCGCGATGGGCCTGGCCATGGGCATCCTGCTGGTGACAGGCCACCGCCGCCCGTTGGGCTGGGTCCTGCTGATGATGGCCGTCACCCCGTTCGGCGACATGGTCAACGTCCTGGCCCACCACGGATCCACGGCCGCCGCGCTAGGCATCCACGGCCTGACCGCGGCGCTGATCGCGGTCACGGGGTTGCTGATCCTCCGCGAGACCGGCAAGGCGCGCAGGGCCCAGGAGACCGCCGCCCCAGCACCCGCCGCGCAGCCCGCCTGA
- a CDS encoding hemerythrin domain-containing protein, which produces MSVNTQDMEIVHRVLRRESRLLVELVAAVAPGDTARAKVIADHFRVYRLGLHNHHEGEDELLWPPLLSRVDLEADIVLRMQAQHERIAATLTRLDAAVPAWEATAGADGRDTLVAALVEHRAVLLEHLDEEEATLLPLAAKHITEQEWASLGDHLVNNTPKLTLLTLFGAVLEDADPAERAIVLSGLPAPVRVIWHVIGRPRYARHIRRVRG; this is translated from the coding sequence ATGAGCGTCAACACCCAGGACATGGAGATCGTCCACCGCGTCCTCCGCCGTGAGTCACGGCTGCTGGTGGAGCTCGTCGCGGCCGTCGCCCCGGGTGACACCGCTCGTGCCAAGGTGATCGCCGACCATTTCCGCGTCTACCGGCTGGGCCTGCACAACCATCACGAGGGCGAGGACGAGCTGCTGTGGCCGCCGCTGCTGTCCCGGGTGGACCTGGAGGCCGACATCGTCCTGCGCATGCAGGCCCAGCACGAACGCATCGCGGCCACCCTGACCAGGCTGGACGCCGCGGTCCCCGCCTGGGAGGCCACCGCGGGCGCCGACGGACGCGACACCCTCGTGGCCGCCCTCGTCGAGCACCGCGCGGTCCTGCTGGAGCACCTCGACGAGGAGGAGGCCACCCTCCTCCCGCTCGCGGCCAAGCACATCACCGAACAGGAGTGGGCCTCCCTGGGCGACCACCTGGTGAACAACACTCCCAAACTCACCCTGCTCACGCTCTTCGGCGCCGTCCTGGAAGACGCGGACCCGGCCGAGCGCGCCATCGTCCTCAGCGGCCTCCCCGCCCCGGTCCGCGTCATCTGGCACGTCATCGGCCGCCCCCGCTACGCCCGCCACATCCGCCGTGTACGCGGCTGA
- a CDS encoding BTAD domain-containing putative transcriptional regulator codes for MVFIRVLGAFAAEVDGAAVHLGGPRQRGVLALLVAARGQVVPVDRMIEDLWRGEPPARALMSLQAYVSNLRRLLEPGRPPRTPARLLVSAAPGYALRLPPEAVDAWRFEGLLGQARTDTDLRAARARLAEALGLWQGPAFAEVADEPWAAAETARLNELRLVATELHVAAGLRIGDPAAVVPEAERLTRDEPLREEGWRLHALALWSSGRQADALATLRRARGVLAEELGLDPGPDLTALEEAILTQRTDVLRATVPPPPLTAPLPQVAPLPGTAPIVEAPFVGREAQLSALVTAATGAATDGARIALVTGEAGLGKSTLLEHLGRRLERDGWLVAVGRCPEVDSAPPAWAWTEALRAVAASTSPGEFADDLAPLLTDTEPVNADATAGRFRLRQAVWKWLAAVATERPVAVVLDDLHWADATTLELLGGGLGMRAPILLVAAYRADESGHLTETLASLARATPLRLALPGLNDEAVAELVRAECEADEETIAGIAERTGGNPFYVRESARLLNGEGALVALSEVPEGVRDVLRRRLARLPEGGVSVLRLAAVAGRESSVDVLVKAADTDEDSVLDALDAGVIAGLLDEPGPGRVRFVHSLVRDTLVADVSQLRATRMHTRIAAALEGGGDVAALAHHYARAGSPKAVGYCVQAAELAEARYAHDVAVSLLTDAVANSSDPDERVALLGRLLRAQIRAGAFAAARDTREQAVQHAESIGRDDLMIAAFTAWTEPTPWQARTYGTVDRPIVDRLSRLLKRTGLTPDVRSHLLIAYAHELVGEDDLTVMEAAREALDLATDPRLRAAALLVLARDVLARDAEREEYSRELVKISVEHDLPVYRVTGLLNQAACAAAANDPATMRRLTVEALDLARSYRMPEATGAAEIALATLALIEGRSADAEHRYTRATQRMRRAGSVHAAGFLRLALASIWLNDGTLGAHLDDVRALHAALGPMTSDLLALALHANGLDAEAREVRASPSPIRPDFFFTFLTTLRAMAIVALNDRDAAEEIYATLLPHRNGPPAGATSVSVALRPVAHTLGELAVLLGRDHEAAAHFTQAATIADRWNAPPWAAEARSRTTT; via the coding sequence ATGGTCTTCATCCGGGTGCTGGGCGCGTTCGCAGCGGAGGTGGACGGTGCGGCCGTTCACCTCGGCGGCCCGCGGCAGCGGGGCGTGCTGGCGTTGCTGGTGGCGGCGCGTGGGCAGGTCGTGCCGGTCGACCGGATGATCGAGGATCTGTGGCGCGGGGAGCCGCCCGCGCGGGCGCTGATGTCCCTGCAGGCGTATGTGTCCAACCTGCGTCGGCTGCTGGAACCCGGACGTCCGCCGCGCACGCCGGCCCGGCTGCTGGTGAGCGCGGCGCCGGGTTATGCGCTGCGGCTGCCACCGGAGGCGGTGGACGCGTGGCGGTTCGAGGGCCTGCTGGGCCAAGCGCGTACGGACACCGACCTACGCGCCGCGCGGGCTCGGCTCGCCGAGGCGCTGGGACTGTGGCAGGGACCGGCGTTCGCCGAGGTCGCCGACGAGCCGTGGGCCGCCGCCGAGACGGCCCGGCTGAACGAGCTACGCCTGGTGGCCACCGAGCTGCACGTCGCGGCGGGTCTGCGCATCGGCGACCCCGCCGCGGTGGTTCCCGAGGCCGAGCGGCTCACCCGCGACGAGCCCCTCCGCGAGGAAGGCTGGCGGCTGCACGCCCTGGCACTGTGGAGCAGCGGCCGCCAAGCCGACGCGCTGGCGACGCTCCGCCGCGCCCGCGGCGTCCTGGCCGAGGAGCTCGGGCTCGACCCTGGCCCGGACCTGACGGCGTTGGAGGAGGCGATCCTCACCCAGCGTACGGACGTCCTACGCGCGACCGTCCCCCCGCCCCCGCTGACCGCCCCGCTGCCGCAGGTGGCCCCTCTCCCGGGGACGGCCCCGATCGTCGAGGCGCCGTTCGTCGGACGCGAGGCACAGCTGTCGGCACTGGTCACGGCCGCCACCGGGGCCGCCACCGACGGAGCCCGCATCGCCCTTGTCACCGGCGAGGCCGGGCTCGGCAAGTCGACGCTGCTGGAACACCTCGGCAGGCGGCTCGAACGTGACGGGTGGCTGGTCGCCGTCGGCCGCTGCCCCGAGGTCGACAGCGCGCCGCCCGCGTGGGCCTGGACCGAGGCGCTGAGAGCCGTCGCCGCGTCCACGTCCCCGGGCGAGTTCGCGGACGACCTCGCGCCGCTGCTCACCGACACCGAGCCGGTGAACGCCGACGCCACCGCGGGACGGTTCCGCCTGCGCCAAGCCGTGTGGAAGTGGCTCGCGGCGGTCGCCACGGAACGCCCGGTCGCCGTCGTGCTGGACGACCTGCACTGGGCGGACGCCACCACGCTGGAACTGCTCGGCGGCGGCCTCGGCATGCGGGCCCCGATCCTGCTCGTCGCCGCGTACCGCGCGGACGAGAGCGGGCACCTCACCGAAACGCTGGCCTCCCTCGCGCGCGCCACGCCCCTCCGCCTGGCGCTGCCGGGGCTGAACGACGAGGCCGTCGCGGAGCTCGTACGGGCCGAATGCGAGGCCGACGAGGAGACCATCGCAGGGATCGCCGAGCGCACCGGCGGCAACCCGTTCTACGTGCGCGAAAGCGCCCGGCTGCTGAACGGCGAAGGCGCGCTGGTCGCCCTCTCCGAGGTCCCCGAAGGCGTACGGGACGTCCTGCGCCGCCGGCTCGCGCGCCTGCCCGAGGGAGGCGTGTCCGTCCTCCGGCTCGCCGCGGTCGCAGGCCGGGAAAGCTCAGTGGATGTCCTCGTCAAGGCCGCCGACACCGACGAGGACAGCGTCCTGGACGCGCTGGACGCCGGCGTCATCGCCGGGCTGCTCGACGAGCCCGGGCCCGGGCGGGTCCGGTTCGTTCACTCGCTGGTCAGGGACACCCTGGTCGCCGACGTCAGCCAGTTGCGGGCCACCAGGATGCACACCCGGATCGCCGCCGCCCTGGAGGGCGGTGGCGACGTCGCGGCCCTGGCCCACCACTACGCGCGAGCCGGCTCGCCGAAAGCCGTCGGTTATTGCGTCCAGGCCGCCGAGCTTGCCGAGGCGCGCTACGCCCACGACGTGGCGGTCTCGCTCCTCACCGACGCCGTCGCCAACTCCAGCGACCCGGACGAGCGCGTCGCCCTGCTCGGCAGGCTGCTGCGCGCGCAGATCAGGGCCGGGGCCTTCGCTGCGGCCAGGGACACGCGCGAGCAGGCCGTGCAGCACGCCGAGTCGATCGGCCGCGACGACCTGATGATCGCCGCGTTCACCGCCTGGACCGAGCCCACCCCCTGGCAGGCCCGCACCTACGGCACGGTCGACCGCCCCATCGTCGACCGCCTCAGCCGCCTGCTCAAGCGCACCGGCCTCACCCCCGACGTGCGGTCCCACCTCCTCATCGCCTACGCCCACGAACTGGTGGGCGAGGACGATCTGACAGTCATGGAGGCGGCCCGGGAAGCACTCGACCTCGCCACCGATCCCCGCCTCCGGGCCGCGGCGCTGCTGGTCCTCGCCCGCGACGTCCTCGCCCGCGACGCCGAGCGGGAGGAGTACTCCCGCGAGCTGGTGAAGATCAGCGTCGAGCACGACCTGCCCGTCTACCGCGTGACAGGGCTGCTCAACCAGGCCGCCTGCGCCGCCGCGGCCAACGACCCGGCGACCATGCGCCGCCTGACCGTGGAGGCGCTCGACCTCGCCCGCTCCTACCGGATGCCGGAAGCGACCGGCGCCGCCGAGATCGCACTGGCCACCCTGGCACTCATCGAGGGCCGGTCCGCCGACGCCGAGCACCGCTACACCAGGGCCACCCAGCGCATGCGACGCGCCGGATCGGTGCACGCCGCAGGCTTTCTCCGCCTCGCGCTGGCGTCGATCTGGCTGAACGACGGCACGCTCGGCGCGCACCTGGACGACGTGCGCGCCCTCCACGCCGCGCTCGGCCCCATGACCTCCGACCTGCTCGCGCTCGCCCTCCACGCCAACGGCCTGGACGCCGAAGCCCGCGAGGTCCGCGCGTCACCCAGCCCGATCCGCCCCGACTTCTTCTTCACCTTCCTCACAACGTTGCGCGCGATGGCCATCGTCGCCTTGAACGACCGCGACGCCGCCGAGGAGATCTACGCGACGCTGCTTCCGCACCGCAACGGCCCCCCGGCGGGCGCCACGAGCGTGTCGGTGGCGCTGCGCCCGGTCGCCCACACCCTCGGCGAGTTGGCCGTCCTCCTCGGCCGCGACCACGAGGCCGCCGCCCACTTCACCCAGGCCGCCACCATCGCCGACCGATGGAACGCACCCCCCTGGGCCGCCGAGGCCCGGTCACGGACGACCACCTAG
- a CDS encoding tyrosine-type recombinase/integrase: protein MDHLSHCPTYAGARISEVVRLDVDDVHLSARKGKPRLYGKGDKFREVDIHPKLRPELQVWLDGRPTWPGADAGPALFLNAKGGRLTARAAGGIIATIARRAGLDDPTAAHVLGHTLATTLVRGRTDLVLVAEILRPPAGDGRTAVAQ from the coding sequence TTGGATCACCTGTCACACTGCCCTACCTACGCCGGCGCCCGCATCAGCGAGGTGGTCCGCCTCGACGTCGACGACGTTCACCTCTCGGCCCGCAAGGGGAAACCGCGGTTGTACGGCAAGGGCGACAAGTTCCGCGAGGTCGACATCCACCCCAAGCTCCGTCCCGAGCTGCAGGTATGGCTTGACGGGCGGCCCACCTGGCCCGGAGCCGACGCCGGCCCCGCGCTCTTCCTGAACGCCAAGGGCGGGCGGCTCACCGCCCGCGCCGCCGGCGGCATCATCGCCACGATCGCCCGGCGAGCGGGCCTGGACGATCCCACCGCCGCCCACGTCCTCGGACATACGCTCGCCACAACGCTGGTCCGCGGCAGAACGGATCTCGTTCTCGTCGCCGAGATCCTTCGGCCGCCTGCCGGTGACGGGCGGACGGCGGTCGCGCAATAG
- the rpe gene encoding ribulose-phosphate 3-epimerase, translating to MAVQISPSILSADFARLAEAAAAVPNADWLHVDVMDNHFVPNLTLGLPVVESLLRATSTPLDCHLMIEDPDRWAPAYAEAGVGSVTIHAEASKAPVRTLRQIRAAGARAGFALNPATPIEPYEDLLGEIDMLLLMTVEPGFGGQKFLDVVLPKIRRARALIDKHGGQIWLQVDGGVSEQTIERCAEAGADVFVAGNAVYGADDPARAVDGLRSLADKA from the coding sequence ATGGCCGTACAGATCTCGCCCAGCATCCTGTCCGCCGACTTCGCCCGCCTCGCCGAGGCGGCCGCGGCGGTCCCCAACGCCGACTGGCTGCACGTGGACGTCATGGACAACCACTTCGTGCCCAACCTGACACTCGGTCTACCGGTTGTCGAGTCCCTGCTCAGGGCCACCTCGACGCCGCTCGACTGCCATCTCATGATCGAGGATCCGGACCGCTGGGCCCCGGCCTACGCCGAGGCCGGGGTGGGCAGCGTGACCATTCACGCCGAGGCGTCCAAGGCCCCGGTCCGCACCCTGCGCCAGATCCGCGCCGCCGGGGCCCGCGCCGGCTTCGCGCTGAACCCGGCCACCCCCATCGAGCCGTACGAGGACCTGCTCGGCGAGATCGACATGCTGCTGCTGATGACCGTCGAGCCCGGGTTCGGCGGCCAGAAGTTCCTCGACGTGGTCCTGCCGAAGATCCGCCGGGCCCGCGCCCTGATCGACAAGCACGGCGGCCAGATCTGGCTGCAGGTGGACGGCGGGGTGTCGGAGCAGACCATCGAGCGCTGCGCCGAGGCGGGGGCCGACGTCTTCGTGGCGGGCAACGCCGTCTACGGCGCCGACGACCCGGCCCGCGCGGTGGACGGCCTGCGCTCCCTGGCGGACAAGGCCTGA
- a CDS encoding oxygenase MpaB family protein → MDHGLFGPGSVTWRVMGEPILLVGGFRALLMQGLHPRAMRGVAQNSALMDPSEAWSRFLRTTEFVRVRTYGTRAEVAKAGARVRKIHSRLTALDPDTGERFRLDDPDALLWVHVGEVDSYLSVARRAGVRLTDEEADRFVDEWRRAAEVVGLCPQDVPGSVGEMRDYIQGRRPGLYFVPEVPHPLRQSLSQSLGAPLPPYLLPLKPVIPMLTVLAFATLPRWARRLYGLPATPLGDLWATATLKGLHAGIGLVPAPVRYAPDARRARRVTDGRAA, encoded by the coding sequence ATGGACCACGGACTGTTCGGGCCGGGTTCGGTGACCTGGCGGGTGATGGGGGAGCCGATCCTGCTGGTCGGGGGTTTCCGGGCGCTGCTCATGCAGGGGCTGCACCCACGGGCGATGCGCGGGGTCGCGCAGAACTCCGCGCTCATGGACCCCTCCGAGGCGTGGTCCCGCTTCCTGCGCACCACCGAGTTCGTCCGGGTGCGCACCTACGGCACGCGCGCCGAGGTCGCCAAGGCCGGGGCCCGGGTCAGGAAGATCCACTCCCGGCTCACCGCGCTCGATCCCGACACCGGCGAGCGCTTCCGCCTCGACGATCCCGACGCGCTCCTATGGGTCCATGTCGGCGAGGTCGACTCCTACCTGTCGGTCGCCCGCCGGGCGGGGGTGCGTCTGACCGACGAGGAGGCCGACCGGTTCGTGGACGAATGGCGGCGTGCCGCCGAGGTCGTCGGCCTGTGCCCGCAGGACGTGCCCGGTTCGGTCGGTGAGATGCGCGACTACATCCAGGGGCGCCGTCCTGGGCTTTACTTCGTTCCAGAAGTGCCACATCCGCTCCGCCAATCTTTGAGTCAATCCCTCGGTGCGCCGCTGCCGCCGTACCTGCTCCCTCTCAAGCCGGTCATCCCGATGCTGACCGTGCTGGCCTTCGCGACCCTGCCGCGCTGGGCCCGCAGGCTGTACGGCCTGCCCGCCACGCCGCTCGGCGACCTGTGGGCGACGGCCACGCTGAAGGGGCTGCACGCCGGGATCGGCCTGGTGCCCGCCCCGGTCAGGTATGCCCCGGACGCCCGCAGGGCGCGGCGGGTGACGGACGGCCGGGCCGCCTAG
- the ribD gene encoding bifunctional diaminohydroxyphosphoribosylaminopyrimidine deaminase/5-amino-6-(5-phosphoribosylamino)uracil reductase RibD yields the protein MTDQAHMRRAIELAARGRGTTSPNPVVGCVVLDASGQVVGEGFHAYAGGPHAEVVALRAAGERARGGTAYVTLEPCDHTGRTGPCSLALLEAGVARVVVAVSDPNPAAAGGADRLRRHGVAVATGVLTGEAERGNAEWLTSVRLGRPHVTWKYAATLDGRSAAADGTSQWITSPESRADVHRLRGEADAIVAGIGTVLADDPRLTVRRPPAPSAGEDPAPPAGQGAPAARPLLRVVVDSDARTPPAARVLDGRAPTLVAVAADADAGALAARTEVVRLARRRPYGLDLAGLLAELHRRQIVSVLLEGGPTLAGSFLKEGLIDRVVGYLAPALLGAGPAALGPAGVATIAETHRLEFEDVTPTGPDLRLTARPVPLKEL from the coding sequence GTGACTGATCAGGCGCACATGCGCCGGGCGATCGAGCTCGCCGCGCGCGGGCGCGGCACCACCAGCCCCAACCCCGTCGTCGGGTGCGTCGTCCTCGACGCCTCCGGCCAGGTCGTGGGGGAGGGCTTCCACGCCTACGCCGGTGGCCCGCACGCCGAGGTGGTCGCGCTGCGCGCCGCCGGGGAACGCGCCAGGGGCGGCACCGCGTACGTCACCCTCGAACCCTGCGACCACACCGGCCGGACCGGGCCCTGCTCGCTCGCCCTGCTGGAGGCGGGCGTCGCCCGCGTCGTCGTCGCGGTGAGCGACCCCAATCCGGCGGCGGCCGGCGGCGCCGACCGGCTCAGGCGGCACGGCGTGGCGGTCGCCACCGGCGTGCTCACCGGGGAGGCCGAGCGCGGCAACGCCGAGTGGCTGACCTCGGTCCGGCTCGGCCGGCCACACGTCACCTGGAAGTACGCCGCCACGCTGGACGGCCGCTCGGCCGCCGCCGACGGCACCAGTCAGTGGATCACCTCGCCCGAGTCCCGCGCCGACGTGCACCGCCTGCGCGGCGAGGCCGACGCGATCGTCGCGGGCATCGGCACCGTCCTGGCCGACGACCCCCGGCTCACCGTCCGCCGCCCACCGGCACCCTCCGCCGGCGAGGACCCCGCCCCGCCCGCCGGGCAGGGCGCGCCCGCCGCCAGGCCGCTGCTCCGCGTGGTCGTCGACAGCGACGCCCGCACCCCGCCCGCCGCCCGCGTCCTGGACGGCCGGGCGCCGACGCTGGTGGCGGTCGCCGCCGACGCCGACGCCGGCGCGCTCGCGGCCCGGACCGAGGTGGTGCGGCTCGCGCGGCGGCGGCCGTACGGGCTCGACCTGGCCGGGCTCCTGGCCGAGCTGCACCGCCGCCAGATCGTCAGCGTGCTGCTGGAAGGCGGGCCGACCCTGGCGGGCTCCTTCCTGAAGGAGGGGCTGATCGACCGGGTCGTCGGCTACCTCGCCCCGGCGCTGCTGGGCGCCGGGCCCGCCGCGCTCGGCCCGGCCGGCGTCGCCACGATCGCCGAGACCCACCGACTGGAGTTCGAGGATGTCACCCCCACCGGGCCGGACCTGCGTCTGACCGCCCGGCCGGTACCTCTGAAGGAGTTGTGA